One window from the genome of Lathamus discolor isolate bLatDis1 chromosome 8, bLatDis1.hap1, whole genome shotgun sequence encodes:
- the CIB1 gene encoding calcium and integrin-binding protein 1, which translates to MGGSASLLPRDALGEYQELTFLTKQEILLAYKRFSELLPKEERQNACSARLPKSRILTLPELRANPFQHRICHVFSTSHDGDDSMSFEDFLDMLSAFSDSATSNIKSHYAFRIFDFDDDGTLDRKDLEKLVNCLTGQGEESRLSSAEMEQLIQNILEESDIDKDGTINISEFQHVVSRSPDFASSFKIVL; encoded by the exons ATGGGGGGCTCGGCCAGCCTGCTGCCGCGGGACGCGCTGGGCGAGTACCAG GAGCTGACGTTCCTGACCAAGCAGGAGATCCTGCT TGCCTACAAGAGGTTCAGTGAGCTGCTGCCAAAGGAGGAGAGGCAGAACGCCTGCTCCGCGCGCCTTCCCAAGAGCCGCATCCTGACGCTGCCGGAGCTGCGG GCAAACCCTTTCCAGCACCGGATCTGCCATGTGTTCTCCACCTCGCACGACGGGGATGACAGCATGTCCTTTGAAGACTTCCTCGATATGCTGAGCGCCTTCAGCGACTCCGCGACCTCAAACATCAAATCCCACTACGCCTTCCGCATCTTTG ACTTTGATGACGATGGGACTCTGGACAGAAAGGACCTGGAGAAGCTGGTGAACTGTCTGACGGGACAAGGCGAGGAGTCCCGGCTGAGCAGTGCAGAGATGGAGCAGCTCATCCAAAAT ATCTTGGAGGAGTCTGACATTGACAAGGATGGCACCATCAACATCTCCGAGTTCCAGCACGTCGTCTCCCGCTCCCCGGACTTCGCCAG CTCCTTCAAGATCGTCCTGTGA
- the GDPGP1 gene encoding GDP-D-glucose phosphorylase 1, with the protein MATEGEEPGSGEPELEEFVYGEEDFVQQAAGWEAEPDFALSRFDRALLDSWTDRMERGFFRYRLGPLPTRVLPGPMRLVAQLNVQRGAERRPPQPVHSLRQPFDPRAFNFTRLRRGELLLRLRGAGAAAPDPLLVAINASPLERGHVLLLPDPARRLPQALTEPALRGALEAAFLSAHPGFRVGFNGLGGRASVNHLHLHGFYLPRPLLVEAAPAQPLCPGLGILRAVPAPAFLLYAAGPAALPALCRDACRAAELLAAAGLACNLFATRGEAPEGGGAGRGLRVLLWARRPSFGGAAGAGLDVALCELAGYLPLPAAPLFRRLTEPEALGAIRQQLLPEPELLRLGGDLARLLRR; encoded by the coding sequence ATGGCGACGGAGGGCGAGGAGCCGGGCTCCGGGGAGCCGGAGCTCGAGGAGTTCGTGTACGGGGAGGAGGACTTCGTGCAGCAGGCGGCCGGCTGGGAGGCCGAGCCGGACTTCGCGCTCTCCCGCTTCGACCGGGCGCTGCTGGACAGCTGGACCGACAGGATGGAGCGCGGCTTCTTCCGGTACCGGCTGGGGCCGCTGCCCACCCGCGTCCTGCCCGGCCCCATGCGCCTCGTGGCGCAGCTCAACGTGCAGCGCGGCGCCGAGCGCCGCCCGCCGCAGCCGGTGCACAGCCTCCGGCAGCCCTTCGACCCGCGAGCCTTCAACTTCACGCGGCTGCGGCGCGGCGAGCTGCTGCTCCGGCTGCGCGGGGCCGGCGCCGCCGCCCCCGACCCGCTGCTGGTGGCCATCAACGCCAGCCCGCTGGAGCGCGGCCACGTCCTGCTGCTGCCGGACCCGGCGCGGCGCCTGCCGCAGGCGCTCACGGAGCCGGCGCTGCGCGGGGCGCTGGAGGCCGCGTTCCTCAGCGCGCACCCGGGCTTCCGCGTGGGCTTCAACGGCCTCGGCGGCCGCGCCTCCGTGAACCACCTGCACCTCCACGGCTTCTACCTCCCGCGGCCGCTGCTGGTGGAGGCGGCGCCGGCCCAGCCGCTCTGCCCCGGCCTCGGCATCCTGCGCGCCGTGCCCGCGCCCGCCTTCCTGCTGTACGCGGCGGGCCCCGCGGCGCTGCCGGCGCTGTGCCGGGACGCGTGCCGGGCCGCGGAGCTGCTGGCGGCCGCGGGCCTGGCCTGCAACCTCTTCGCGACGCGGGGCGAGGCGCCGGAgggcggcggcgccgggcgcGGGCTGCGGGTGCTGCTGTGGGCGCGGCGGCCCAGCTtcggcggcgcggcgggcgcGGGCCTGGACGTGGCGCTGTGCGAGCTGGCCGGGTACCTGCCGCTGCCCGCCGCGCCGCTCTTCCGCCGCCTCACGGAGCCGGAGGCGCTGGGCGCCATccgccagcagctgctgcccgAGCCCGAGCTGCTGCGCCTCGGCGGGGACCTGGCGCGGCTCCTGCGGCGCTGA